The Gemmatimonadales bacterium genome includes a region encoding these proteins:
- the accD gene encoding acetyl-CoA carboxylase, carboxyltransferase subunit beta, with the protein MAWFRKDRRPRTSQRERLEIPADVWDKCEECGHVDVREKFERGFGVCPNCGHHRRVDAAQYVALLTDEGSWSPMDQGLRSVDALGFENYRDRLAAATKKAGREDAVRTGTATLEGQPIALAVMDFKFMGGSMGSVVGEKIVRIARVALEERRPLIIVSASGGARMQEGVLSLMQLAKTSVGIAQLRDAGVPFISILTNPTTGGVSASYAMQGDVILAEPGAVIGFAGPRVIKQTIGQDLPAGFQTAEFLLEHGMVDAVVPRSELRDTTARLLSHMAGWRPAEVAD; encoded by the coding sequence ATGGCCTGGTTCCGCAAAGACCGGCGACCTCGAACGTCTCAACGCGAGCGGCTGGAGATCCCGGCCGACGTCTGGGACAAGTGCGAGGAGTGCGGGCACGTCGACGTGCGCGAGAAGTTCGAGCGGGGGTTCGGGGTCTGCCCCAACTGCGGGCACCACCGCCGGGTGGATGCCGCGCAGTACGTGGCGCTGCTCACCGACGAGGGCAGCTGGTCGCCGATGGACCAGGGCCTGCGCTCGGTGGACGCCCTGGGCTTCGAGAACTACCGCGACCGCCTGGCGGCCGCGACGAAGAAGGCGGGCCGAGAGGACGCCGTGCGCACCGGCACGGCCACCCTCGAGGGCCAGCCCATCGCGCTGGCGGTGATGGACTTCAAGTTCATGGGCGGCTCGATGGGCTCCGTCGTGGGCGAGAAGATCGTCCGGATCGCGCGGGTGGCCCTGGAGGAGCGCCGGCCGCTGATCATCGTGTCGGCCTCGGGCGGCGCGCGGATGCAGGAGGGCGTGCTGTCGCTGATGCAGCTGGCCAAGACGTCGGTGGGCATCGCGCAGCTGCGGGACGCGGGTGTCCCGTTCATCTCGATCCTCACCAATCCCACCACGGGCGGGGTGTCGGCGTCGTACGCCATGCAGGGTGACGTCATTCTGGCGGAGCCGGGTGCCGTGATCGGGTTCGCCGGCCCGCGGGTCATCAAGCAGACGATCGGGCAGGACCTGCCGGCGGGCTTCCAGACCGCGGAGTTCTTGCTCGAGCACGGGATGGTGGATGCGGTGGTCCCGCGCAGCGAGTTGCGCGACACCACCGCTCGGCTCTTGTCGCACATGGCCGGATGGCGCCCGGCGGAGGTCGCTGACTGA
- the rodA gene encoding rod shape-determining protein RodA, with product MFGRLDRPLTAVTLALTAYGILILYSAGQTDVPTSVAHIWQRQLVWFALSITAALLVMRVSPRLLEWAAPGCYAGGIVVLLVTLVIGTGGGTAASSHSWITIGGQRLGQPSEFVKLVVILMLARHLASLRAPPRNLRELVVPCLIALVPAALVAIQPDLGSALVFGGVLFAMLYWAGVRLPFLVLLGSPLASLVLAFSPWTWGGWIVLLSVLLVVWRPFVWEGLAVLGANLGMGIIALPLWHRLAAYQQHRFLSFLNPDIDPRATGWHIIQSKIAIGSGGWLGKGFTMGSQKRLAFLPAQHTDFIFSVVGEELGFLGVLVALALFFALLAILIRVARRSPDPFGSLVAFGVIGVLFTHIFENIGMTANVMPITGIPLPFFSYGGSFLLACFLGVGMAMRVAREGRELGYHEL from the coding sequence ATGTTCGGCCGCCTCGACCGTCCCCTGACCGCGGTGACCCTGGCGCTGACCGCGTACGGAATCCTGATCCTGTACTCCGCCGGCCAGACCGACGTGCCGACCTCGGTCGCCCACATCTGGCAGCGGCAGCTCGTCTGGTTCGCGCTGAGCATCACCGCCGCGCTGCTGGTGATGCGGGTGTCGCCCCGGCTGCTGGAATGGGCGGCGCCGGGCTGCTATGCGGGCGGGATCGTCGTGCTCCTCGTGACGCTGGTCATCGGGACCGGCGGCGGCACGGCGGCCTCGTCCCACTCCTGGATCACCATCGGCGGCCAGCGCCTCGGCCAGCCGTCCGAGTTCGTGAAGCTGGTCGTGATCCTGATGCTGGCGCGCCATCTCGCATCGCTGCGCGCCCCGCCCCGGAACCTGCGCGAGCTGGTCGTTCCCTGCCTCATCGCGCTGGTGCCGGCGGCCCTGGTGGCCATCCAGCCGGACCTGGGCAGCGCCCTGGTGTTCGGGGGCGTGCTGTTCGCGATGCTGTACTGGGCGGGCGTGCGCCTCCCCTTCCTGGTGCTGCTCGGGTCGCCGCTCGCCTCGCTGGTGCTCGCCTTCTCGCCGTGGACGTGGGGTGGGTGGATCGTGCTCCTGAGCGTGCTGCTCGTCGTCTGGCGGCCCTTCGTCTGGGAGGGCCTGGCGGTCCTGGGGGCCAACCTCGGGATGGGCATCATCGCACTGCCGCTGTGGCACAGGCTCGCCGCGTACCAGCAGCACCGGTTCCTGTCGTTCCTCAACCCCGACATCGACCCGCGGGCCACGGGCTGGCACATCATCCAGTCGAAGATCGCGATCGGCAGCGGCGGCTGGCTGGGCAAGGGCTTCACGATGGGCTCCCAGAAGCGCCTGGCCTTCCTGCCGGCCCAGCACACGGACTTCATCTTCTCCGTCGTGGGCGAGGAGCTGGGGTTCCTCGGGGTCCTGGTGGCGCTCGCCCTCTTCTTCGCGCTGCTGGCCATCCTGATCCGGGTCGCGCGGCGCAGCCCCGACCCGTTCGGCAGCCTGGTGGCCTTCGGGGTCATCGGCGTGTTGTTCACCCACATCTTCGAGAACATCGGGATGACGGCCAACGTGATGCCCATTACGGGCATTCCGCTGCCGTTCTTCAGCTACGGCGGGTCGTTCCTGCTGGCCTGCTTCCTCGGCGTGGGAATGGCCATGCGGGTCGCCCGCGAGGGCCGGGAGCTCGGCTATCACGAGTTGTAG
- a CDS encoding Mur ligase family protein produces the protein MSFADACAFLFPRQAGRIKWGLGPTEALLGALGHPEREFPSIHVGGTNGKGSVCAFLAADLASRGFRVGVYTSPHLVTVRERVTVDGTPISEDAFAQWTGLLRPVIEEQGASFFEATTAIAFADLAARGVDVAVVEVGLGGRLDSTNVLVPMAAAVTKIALEHTDYLGPDLLAIAREKAGIAKPGAPFVTGERDPAVRDELCRVAEARGAAPIVLVDTTCPPPPGVRLGLR, from the coding sequence TTGTCGTTCGCGGACGCCTGCGCCTTTCTGTTCCCCCGACAAGCCGGCCGGATCAAGTGGGGTCTCGGACCCACCGAGGCCCTCCTCGGCGCCCTCGGCCACCCCGAGCGCGAGTTCCCATCGATCCACGTCGGCGGCACGAACGGCAAGGGCTCGGTGTGCGCCTTCCTGGCGGCCGACCTCGCTTCCCGCGGCTTTCGGGTGGGGGTCTATACCTCGCCGCACCTGGTAACGGTTCGGGAACGGGTGACCGTGGACGGCACGCCCATCAGCGAGGACGCGTTCGCTCAGTGGACCGGCCTCCTTCGGCCGGTCATCGAGGAGCAGGGAGCCAGCTTCTTCGAGGCCACGACCGCCATCGCCTTCGCCGACCTGGCGGCGCGGGGAGTCGACGTCGCGGTGGTGGAGGTCGGGCTGGGGGGACGGCTCGACAGCACCAACGTGCTCGTGCCGATGGCGGCGGCGGTTACCAAGATCGCCCTGGAACACACCGACTACCTGGGGCCAGATCTCTTGGCCATCGCCCGGGAGAAGGCCGGCATCGCCAAGCCGGGTGCTCCTTTCGTAACCGGGGAGCGCGACCCTGCGGTCCGGGACGAGTTGTGCCGGGTCGCGGAGGCGCGTGGAGCGGCACCGATCGTCCTGGTAGACACGACGTGTCCGCCACCGCCCGGTGTCCGGCTGGGGCTTCGAG